A part of Neodiprion pinetum isolate iyNeoPine1 chromosome 4, iyNeoPine1.2, whole genome shotgun sequence genomic DNA contains:
- the dia gene encoding protein diaphanous isoform X5: MITEWLDTLFGRPKKTGRGGGVGGGMSHNTIPRPNSGDDFSEIEQQASIIERMDEETMNDKFEDMLNDMNLTEEKKAPLRQQPDMNKRKMLVMHCKGSIQENRSKFDKPADYIQYLAQPELSVNKIYNCIESLRIALTNNPLSWVQEFGTKGLRQVLATLNECYRNDNRYERIQYECIRCLKAIMNNTVGIKEMLAHHEALTIVARSLEPTKPAVMYEAVKLLGAVCLISSDSHKKVLDAITMNGEFKGKERFLPIVQGLVNKKNENLRVVCLQLINSIISSAEDLDFRLHLRNEIMRVGLADLLIPLEKDTSEDLANHLKILKEHKEEDYEEFVQRFDNVRLELDDVNDCFEVAKNMVMDTPAEPYFLSILQHLLFIRDDALVRPAYYKLIEECVSQIVLHRSGCDPDFSATKRFQIDVQPLIDTLVEKSRAEEEHRLLEMGQKLEEAIASKQEAEAKLQHAETKIKELEQGGAVPGGGTKTGGGPPPPPMPGMVGPPPPPMPGMTGPPPPPMPGMSGPPPPPMPGAGGGPPPPPMPGMGGPAPPPFPGMGPPPPPMMGGMAPKLPAGAVQVLPHGLKPKKKWEVDGPLKRANWKAILPQKLSEKSFWVKVQEEKLASPDILTGLAQRFASKPTGKKVDNVIDKSAPTKKVKDLKVLDGKSAQNISILLGGTLKHMSYEEVKVCLLRCEGPVISDNVLQGLIQYLPPPDQLTKLQQFRDQYEDLTEAEQFCVTISDIKRLLPRLKSLSFMLHYEELVQDVKPDIVAGTAACEEVKISKKFAKILELILLLGNYMNTGSKNGQAFGFEISFLTKLTSTKDVENKQTLLHYLVDTIERKFPDCANFADELAHVDRASRVSLENVQRTLRQMDASLRNLEQDLSNARLPQNDNDRFGEVMTPFAKEARKSYEVMQNMFKNMDSLYTDISDFFTFDKQKYTIEEFFGDIKTFKDAFEQARKENSKMRESEEKQRRAREGREKAEAERAARAERKRALVDMNAHEAQEGVMDSLMEALQTGAAFSRPDQRRKRQTRAAGAERRAQLNRSRSRTGLLGRELSTELLSSA, from the exons ATGATCACAGAATGG cTGGACACGCTGTTCGGCCGCCCAAAAAAGACGGGACGAGGGGGCGGGGTGGGGGGTGGTATGAGCCATAACACCATCCCCCGTCCCAACTCCGGCGATGATTTCAGTGAGATTGAACAGCAGGCATCCATCATAGAACGGATGGACGAAGAAACGATGAATGACAAATTTGAAGATATGTTG AACGACATGAATCTTACGGAGGAGAAAAAAGCACCCTTGAGACAACAGCCGGATATGAATAAGAGGAAAATGTTGGTGATGCACTGTAAAGGCAGCATACAGGAGAACAGATCAAAGTTCGACAAACCTGCGGACTACATACAGTACCTGGCCCAGCCCGAGTTGagcgtaaataaaatttacaattgtATAGAATCACTGAGGATCGCTTTAACTAATAACCCACTTAGCTGGGTTCAGGAATTTGGAACCAAGGGACTTAGACAGGTCCTCGCAACCCTCAACGAGTGTTATAGAAA TGATAATCGATACGAAAGAATACAGTACGAATGTATTCGCTGCTTGAAAGCGATAATGAACAACACCGTTGGAATAAAGGAGATGCTCGCGCATCACGAAGCTTTAACAATAGTTGCTAGATCTTTGGAACCAACAAAACCGGCGGTCATGTACGAGGCCGTCAAACTCCTTGGTGCAGTCTGCTTAATTTCCAGTGACAGTCACAAAAAAGTTTTGGACGCAATCACAATGAACGGGGAATTCAAGGGGAAAGAAAGGTTCCTTCCAATTGTTCAAGGATTGGTCAacaaaaagaatgaaaatttaagg GTCGTCTGTCTACAATTAATAAACTCAATAATCTCATCAGCGGAAGACTTAGACTTCCGGTTACACCTGCGAAACGAAATAATGCGAGTTGGGCTGGCAGACCTGCTGATTCCACTTGAGAAAGATACGTCCGAGGATCTGGCAAATCATTTGAAGATCCTCAAGGAACACAAAGAGGAGGACTACGAAGAATTTGTTCAAAGATTTGACAACGTTAGGCTAGAGTTAGACGATGTTAACGACTGCTTTGAAGTTGCCAAAAATATGGTTATGGATACGCCCGCTGAACCATACTTTCTATCCATCCTTCAACATCTACTTTTTATCAGGGACGATGCGTTAGTTAG GCCAGCGTACTACAAACTCATTGAAGAATGTGTATCACAAATAGTGTTGCACCGGTCTGGATGTGATCCGGACTTTAGTGCCACCAAACGTTTCCAAATAGACGTACAGCCGCTAATAGATACTCTGGTTGAAAAATCGCGGGCAGAAGAAGAGCATCGTTTGTTGGAAATGGGTCAGAAGCTTGAGGAGGCTATTGCCAGTAAACAGGAGGCGGAAGCAAAGCTTCAACACGCAGAAACTAAGATCAAGGAACTCGAACAGGGTGGAGCAGTACCCGGAGGTGGAACT AAAACCGGCGGTGGCCCACCTCCCCCTCCGATGCCAGGAATGGTCGGCCCGCCTCCACCTCCAATGCCCGGCATGACCGGGCCTCCGCCACCTCCGATGCCTGGAATGAGTGGACCGCCTCCACCGCCGATGCCAGGTGCGGGCGGTGGTCCACCACCTCCGCCTATGCCCGGTATGGGGGGACCGGCACCGCCGCCTTTCCCAGGTATGGGCCCTCCACCTCCCCCCATGATGGGAGGAATGGCACCAAAGCTACCAGCTGGAGCTGTTCAAGTCCTGCCGCACGGATTAAAGCCGAAGAAGAAATGGGAAGTGGACGGTCCTTTGAAGAGAGCGAATTGGAAAGCg ATCTTACCTcaaaaattatcagaaaaatcgttCTGGGTTAAAGTACAGGAAGAAAAGCTTGCCAGTCCAGATATTCTGACTGGCTTGGCGCAGAGATTTGCTTCTAAACCAACTGGCAAAAAAGTTGATAACGTCATCGATAA GTCAGCACCAACGAAGAAGGTCAAAGATCTCAAAGTTCTCGACGGCAAATCTGcccaaaatatttcaattcttcttGGTGGTACGTTAAAGCACATGTCGTACGAAGAAGTTAAAGTTTGTTTATTGAGATGCGAGGGTCCCGTTATTTCCGACAATGTATTGCAAGGATTAATTCAGTATCTACCTCCACCCGATCAGCTCACTAAACTACAACAATTTAGAGACCAGTATGAAGACTTGACAGAAGCCGAACAATTCTGCGTAACT ATATCAGATATCAAACGACTATTACCAAGACTGAAATCGCTCAGCTTCATGTTACACTATGAAGAATTAGTTCAAGACGTTAAACCCGATATAGTTGCGGGTACTGCGGCGTGTGAAGAGGTGAAAATCAGCAAAAAGTTTGCTAAAATACTTGAACTGATTCTTTTACTTGGTAATTACATGAATACTGGTTCCAAAAACGGTCAAGCATTTGGGTTCGAAATCAGCTTTCTTACTAAG TTAACAAGTACGAAGGATGTGGAGAACAAGCAAACTTTGCTACATTATCTCGTTGACACCATTGAAAGAAAGTTTCCAGATTGCGCAAACTTTGCTGACGAATTAGCTCATGTAGATAGAGCCAGTCGAGTTTCTTTGGAGAATGTTCAGCGCACTCTTCGGCAGATGGATGCTAGTCTGCGTAATCTGGAACAAGATTTGTCGAATGCTAGACTTCCGCAAAACGACAACGACCGATTTGGAGAAGTTATGACA CCATTTGCAAAAGAAGCACGAAAATCATATGAAGTGATGCAGAACATGTTTAAAAATATGGATAGTCTTTACACCGATATTTCAGACTTCTTCACCTTCGACAAGCAAAAATACACTATTGAGGAATTCTTTGGTGATATTAAAACCTTCAAAGATGCTTTCGAG CAAgcacgaaaagaaaattcaaaaatgcgTGAAAGCGAAGAGAAACAACGGAGGGCACGGGAAGGAAGAGAAAAGGCAGAAGCAGAACGTGCGGCGCGTGCTGAAAGGAAACGTGCTTTAGTGGACATGAACGCTCACGAAGCGCAAGAAGGCGTCATGGACAGTCTGATGGAAGCTCTGCAGACTGGAGCTGCATTCAGTCGACCTGATCAACGTCGCAAGCGGCAAACTCGTGCTGCTGGTG
- the dia gene encoding protein diaphanous isoform X3 has translation MKCTPCLTNIWNFFELDTLFGRPKKTGRGGGVGGGMSHNTIPRPNSGDDFSEIEQQASIIERMDEETMNDKFEDMLNDMNLTEEKKAPLRQQPDMNKRKMLVMHCKGSIQENRSKFDKPADYIQYLAQPELSVNKIYNCIESLRIALTNNPLSWVQEFGTKGLRQVLATLNECYRNDNRYERIQYECIRCLKAIMNNTVGIKEMLAHHEALTIVARSLEPTKPAVMYEAVKLLGAVCLISSDSHKKVLDAITMNGEFKGKERFLPIVQGLVNKKNENLRVVCLQLINSIISSAEDLDFRLHLRNEIMRVGLADLLIPLEKDTSEDLANHLKILKEHKEEDYEEFVQRFDNVRLELDDVNDCFEVAKNMVMDTPAEPYFLSILQHLLFIRDDALVRPAYYKLIEECVSQIVLHRSGCDPDFSATKRFQIDVQPLIDTLVEKSRAEEEHRLLEMGQKLEEAIASKQEAEAKLQHAETKIKELEQGGAVPGGGTKTGGGPPPPPMPGMVGPPPPPMPGMTGPPPPPMPGMSGPPPPPMPGAGGGPPPPPMPGMGGPAPPPFPGMGPPPPPMMGGMAPKLPAGAVQVLPHGLKPKKKWEVDGPLKRANWKAILPQKLSEKSFWVKVQEEKLASPDILTGLAQRFASKPTGKKVDNVIDKSAPTKKVKDLKVLDGKSAQNISILLGGTLKHMSYEEVKVCLLRCEGPVISDNVLQGLIQYLPPPDQLTKLQQFRDQYEDLTEAEQFCVTISDIKRLLPRLKSLSFMLHYEELVQDVKPDIVAGTAACEEVKISKKFAKILELILLLGNYMNTGSKNGQAFGFEISFLTKLTSTKDVENKQTLLHYLVDTIERKFPDCANFADELAHVDRASRVSLENVQRTLRQMDASLRNLEQDLSNARLPQNDNDRFGEVMTPFAKEARKSYEVMQNMFKNMDSLYTDISDFFTFDKQKYTIEEFFGDIKTFKDAFEQARKENSKMRESEEKQRRAREGREKAEAERAARAERKRALVDMNAHEAQEGVMDSLMEALQTGAAFSRPDQRRKRQTRAAGAERRAQLNRSRSRTGLLGRELSTELLSSA, from the exons ATGAAGTGCACGCCTTGTTTAACGAATATTTGGAATTTCTTCGAG cTGGACACGCTGTTCGGCCGCCCAAAAAAGACGGGACGAGGGGGCGGGGTGGGGGGTGGTATGAGCCATAACACCATCCCCCGTCCCAACTCCGGCGATGATTTCAGTGAGATTGAACAGCAGGCATCCATCATAGAACGGATGGACGAAGAAACGATGAATGACAAATTTGAAGATATGTTG AACGACATGAATCTTACGGAGGAGAAAAAAGCACCCTTGAGACAACAGCCGGATATGAATAAGAGGAAAATGTTGGTGATGCACTGTAAAGGCAGCATACAGGAGAACAGATCAAAGTTCGACAAACCTGCGGACTACATACAGTACCTGGCCCAGCCCGAGTTGagcgtaaataaaatttacaattgtATAGAATCACTGAGGATCGCTTTAACTAATAACCCACTTAGCTGGGTTCAGGAATTTGGAACCAAGGGACTTAGACAGGTCCTCGCAACCCTCAACGAGTGTTATAGAAA TGATAATCGATACGAAAGAATACAGTACGAATGTATTCGCTGCTTGAAAGCGATAATGAACAACACCGTTGGAATAAAGGAGATGCTCGCGCATCACGAAGCTTTAACAATAGTTGCTAGATCTTTGGAACCAACAAAACCGGCGGTCATGTACGAGGCCGTCAAACTCCTTGGTGCAGTCTGCTTAATTTCCAGTGACAGTCACAAAAAAGTTTTGGACGCAATCACAATGAACGGGGAATTCAAGGGGAAAGAAAGGTTCCTTCCAATTGTTCAAGGATTGGTCAacaaaaagaatgaaaatttaagg GTCGTCTGTCTACAATTAATAAACTCAATAATCTCATCAGCGGAAGACTTAGACTTCCGGTTACACCTGCGAAACGAAATAATGCGAGTTGGGCTGGCAGACCTGCTGATTCCACTTGAGAAAGATACGTCCGAGGATCTGGCAAATCATTTGAAGATCCTCAAGGAACACAAAGAGGAGGACTACGAAGAATTTGTTCAAAGATTTGACAACGTTAGGCTAGAGTTAGACGATGTTAACGACTGCTTTGAAGTTGCCAAAAATATGGTTATGGATACGCCCGCTGAACCATACTTTCTATCCATCCTTCAACATCTACTTTTTATCAGGGACGATGCGTTAGTTAG GCCAGCGTACTACAAACTCATTGAAGAATGTGTATCACAAATAGTGTTGCACCGGTCTGGATGTGATCCGGACTTTAGTGCCACCAAACGTTTCCAAATAGACGTACAGCCGCTAATAGATACTCTGGTTGAAAAATCGCGGGCAGAAGAAGAGCATCGTTTGTTGGAAATGGGTCAGAAGCTTGAGGAGGCTATTGCCAGTAAACAGGAGGCGGAAGCAAAGCTTCAACACGCAGAAACTAAGATCAAGGAACTCGAACAGGGTGGAGCAGTACCCGGAGGTGGAACT AAAACCGGCGGTGGCCCACCTCCCCCTCCGATGCCAGGAATGGTCGGCCCGCCTCCACCTCCAATGCCCGGCATGACCGGGCCTCCGCCACCTCCGATGCCTGGAATGAGTGGACCGCCTCCACCGCCGATGCCAGGTGCGGGCGGTGGTCCACCACCTCCGCCTATGCCCGGTATGGGGGGACCGGCACCGCCGCCTTTCCCAGGTATGGGCCCTCCACCTCCCCCCATGATGGGAGGAATGGCACCAAAGCTACCAGCTGGAGCTGTTCAAGTCCTGCCGCACGGATTAAAGCCGAAGAAGAAATGGGAAGTGGACGGTCCTTTGAAGAGAGCGAATTGGAAAGCg ATCTTACCTcaaaaattatcagaaaaatcgttCTGGGTTAAAGTACAGGAAGAAAAGCTTGCCAGTCCAGATATTCTGACTGGCTTGGCGCAGAGATTTGCTTCTAAACCAACTGGCAAAAAAGTTGATAACGTCATCGATAA GTCAGCACCAACGAAGAAGGTCAAAGATCTCAAAGTTCTCGACGGCAAATCTGcccaaaatatttcaattcttcttGGTGGTACGTTAAAGCACATGTCGTACGAAGAAGTTAAAGTTTGTTTATTGAGATGCGAGGGTCCCGTTATTTCCGACAATGTATTGCAAGGATTAATTCAGTATCTACCTCCACCCGATCAGCTCACTAAACTACAACAATTTAGAGACCAGTATGAAGACTTGACAGAAGCCGAACAATTCTGCGTAACT ATATCAGATATCAAACGACTATTACCAAGACTGAAATCGCTCAGCTTCATGTTACACTATGAAGAATTAGTTCAAGACGTTAAACCCGATATAGTTGCGGGTACTGCGGCGTGTGAAGAGGTGAAAATCAGCAAAAAGTTTGCTAAAATACTTGAACTGATTCTTTTACTTGGTAATTACATGAATACTGGTTCCAAAAACGGTCAAGCATTTGGGTTCGAAATCAGCTTTCTTACTAAG TTAACAAGTACGAAGGATGTGGAGAACAAGCAAACTTTGCTACATTATCTCGTTGACACCATTGAAAGAAAGTTTCCAGATTGCGCAAACTTTGCTGACGAATTAGCTCATGTAGATAGAGCCAGTCGAGTTTCTTTGGAGAATGTTCAGCGCACTCTTCGGCAGATGGATGCTAGTCTGCGTAATCTGGAACAAGATTTGTCGAATGCTAGACTTCCGCAAAACGACAACGACCGATTTGGAGAAGTTATGACA CCATTTGCAAAAGAAGCACGAAAATCATATGAAGTGATGCAGAACATGTTTAAAAATATGGATAGTCTTTACACCGATATTTCAGACTTCTTCACCTTCGACAAGCAAAAATACACTATTGAGGAATTCTTTGGTGATATTAAAACCTTCAAAGATGCTTTCGAG CAAgcacgaaaagaaaattcaaaaatgcgTGAAAGCGAAGAGAAACAACGGAGGGCACGGGAAGGAAGAGAAAAGGCAGAAGCAGAACGTGCGGCGCGTGCTGAAAGGAAACGTGCTTTAGTGGACATGAACGCTCACGAAGCGCAAGAAGGCGTCATGGACAGTCTGATGGAAGCTCTGCAGACTGGAGCTGCATTCAGTCGACCTGATCAACGTCGCAAGCGGCAAACTCGTGCTGCTGGTG